The Bactrocera neohumeralis isolate Rockhampton unplaced genomic scaffold, APGP_CSIRO_Bneo_wtdbg2-racon-allhic-juicebox.fasta_v2 ctg2191, whole genome shotgun sequence DNA window CGCGACGTTGACCGGCACGCGCTGGTTGGGGATGCTCTTCGAGATGGTGTAGGTGAAGCTGCTGTACGTGGCACCAGTAAGCGAGTAGCTGTTCGTCAGCTCCATATCCGCGACCGCCAGCGTCGCCAGAACCGCGACAGCGGCGAGGAGGAGTGCCGAGACGGGACGCACCGTTTTATGCGCCATGGGGAAGTTCGCGCGCGGAGAGAAGAGCAATGGAAAGGTGGGGAGAAGAATAGATCAGCTCGTGAATGAGCGTGGGGGGACAAGCAAAGAGAAGagccaaaacgaaaaaaaggaaGTGGGAGAGGCACAACTCAGAGGGAAAGGGAGGAAAAGAGTGGAGAGGGAGGACTGTGGGATTAGGGGTGTCTTTTGACTTAGGAAGTTTAACTACCAAACCCGTTCATTCGAACGTGAGGGGgcagaggaggaggaagaggaGGAGATGCAGCAGTGGATCGCAATCTGCCCGCCGTTGCTCGGTCCCGTCGACGCAACGGcgtgtatgtgtctgtgtgtgtgagtgtgggtGTGGGTGTGTGTCTTCACGTGTGCGTGAAAAGGCGCAGGAGGGAAAGCGGGAAACAGGGAAAGGAGGGGGTGGGGGAAGTAGCGTGAGGTAAAACTGTTCCTCCTCCTTTCTTTCTCGCCTCCTCCCGGCGCCACATCCACACATCCAGTCTGCACCACACGCATCGCCAAGGTGAGCGAGAGTGCACGAAGTGCCTCATGCTCACGTGGCGCGGCGTGCAGCCTGCGCCCACGATGGGAGAGGGGAGAGAGCGCACCAAAGGCGGGGAAAGATGACGTTGGGGCCgaagacagaaaaaaaaaaaaaacagtagaaGAAAGGAAAAGAGAAAACAAAGCGATTGGCTGGGCGGTTCCTCGCTGTTGTTGCTCGCTTGCGGGCCAGTCTTCTTCATCCTGTGTCGCCGCCTTTGCGTGCTCATGTCACTTTAGCTTCCCATCTCCTCCTTCCCTTCTTGCATTGCAGAAAGGGTGCTGCCATTGCACCCCCGTGTTGGCACGTGTGCCgtgcaaaagcaaaaagaaagatAGAGAAGAAAGGAGTGAGGGGATAAAGGAAAGGCGGAAAAGAGGAGGAGGAAAAGCAAAGACAGCACCACGCACCACCAATGGAGATGGAAAAGGGTCTGGTGGGCCGAGTGCGGCGAAGAACGAAGACGGCAAACACCGGCCGTAAATGCGAGAAAGAACGGCGTTTCCAGGTACGCACAAACAACTCGAAGGGAGACAAGACGGAGACAGCACACGTTGGTGGAGCAGCACAGATTCACGCAAgccttttgcaaaaaaaaaaaactaataaatagaaaaaaggcacacaaaaaacagaaaaaaaaaaggtgGTGCTCAACGGTTTGGGACAGTGACCCAGGAGGAAAGCGCACGACACAGACACGGGAAGCGCAGgaaaagaagagagagaggAAAGGAGAGCGGCCGTGTGTGTAAAGCGCGCAGTTGTCCACGCAGTCAGCCCACACCAGACAAAGTGCAAAGCACCACCACTTCTCCGCGAGGGCTGTCACTACTGTACGTGTGGGCTGGCTGCGCGCTCCACGTGTGCTCTGCCGTGCGAGAGCGACGAGGAACAAAAAAAGAGGTGTTTTTTCCGGGCGTCGAAGATAGGGCGGTGGAGGCaaagaaagagaagaagaagaaccacACGCAGCAGCAGCGCGAGGAGGGGATGGGATGTCAAACAGCGAGCGTGGGGAAACCAAATAAAGTCAATGGCCGAGGCTGGAAAGAAAGAAAAGAGGAAGGGAATACAAAGTGCTAAACACATTAGAAGAAAGGAAGTCAAAAGAACAAAAGAAAACGCAATGTAAAGTTCTGTTAGTAGGGCAGAAAGGGGCAGAGGGgggaaaaaaagaaatgcaGACGATGATGCACATGGGAGAATACAAGAACATCACATGCGTGTGCTGTTCACACGTTATGGGGGATACAGGAGAGCGTGGTTACgctcaaacaattaaaaaagaagaaaacatgcGAAAATGGAAAGGCAGATGGTGCGGCCTCGTTtccgcaaacaaaaaaaaaaaagagtaagggaagaagaaaaagatgagtgttaaaaaaatgaaagagtgaaaaaaaaagagaagacaATTAGAAAGCGGACGAAGAGGACGGGACACGGCACCAGCGGCGTGCAACGGAGGTAAGGCCAGCGCAAAGCAAACCGAACAAGCCTCCGCTGTTTCCACCGTTCGCGCTCCTTCCCGTCGCCTTGTCAGCGGCTCGTTACAGTTCTCTCATAGCAGCCAAACTATTGTTCCGGCAGCGGAAAAAAACGGagagaaacaaaaagaaaaaacaatgggaaaaaaaaaaaaaaaaggaaaaccgcGCTTTCGGTCTTGGATTTGTCTATCGCTCGTGTTTCCTTCGGTTTCCCACACAACTCCTGCCTCCGTTCGCTGTACACCGCCACGCCACGTGAGCGGGGAAGCGAGAACGAGAAGGTAGCGTCGAGGGTCCGTTTACGTTGGGAGGGAAAGGGGAGAGGGCGGGGCAGAAGGGAAAACAACGGCGTACAATGGTCGCTACCACtccaagaaaaagaaagaaaagaagcgTCTCTTTGCTAAGAATAGAAGTAATTAGAAAAGGAAGCGGACGATGTCGTGGCGAGGCAAAGGAGCGGCAGAAGCTTGCAAGAGCGGGAACGGGGCAACCGCAGCGTCAACGGACGCGCGGCAGGACCTATACaccgctctctctctctctttcactCGATGCGGCTGGAAACAGAAACCGCAACAGGAGCGCCATCGCCCAAAACGCAGAGGGAAAAGGCGAGGCAGAGGGGAGAGGGAGAGGGCGGGGGAACGGCACGTCGGCAGCACCAGGTGGAAGTGCCGGGTGGCAAAAAGCGTCGGTCCGGTCGCGCAATTATAGGGCGTATGCTAAAACAGCCGCCACGAAAAGGGTGACCAGACCGGCGGCGGCGTTGGGGCGGCCGCGGCCCGACGACTGTATGCGCACGCAGAGCTTCTTCAAGTTAAGAACGCACCCGCTGACACACTGGGTGCACCAAAAGTTGCTGCTGGGGCTGCAGTACTTGCAATTGGCCACGTTGCAGGGACCGGGGGAGCAGGTGGCGACCGCTGTGAGGTAGTAACTGTCCTTGCAGGACTCACATTTGGTGGCACGGCCGTGGCAGCGGTCGCAGTTCGGCTCCGCGCATGCCTCGCACTTGCACGTCGAGGTGAGGCGATAGCCCGACGCGCACTCCTCGCACTGCGTGTAATTGTCACTTTTGCATTTAAAACAGCCGGGCACCGCACAGACATGCACGTCCCCGTGCACCTGCCATTGACCAGTGAGTAGCCCTCGAAGTACTTGTTGCACACCGCGACGTTGTCGGAGCAGTCCGCACAGCCAGTGCTTGCGCATTCCTGGCACGTCCCATTCGTCAGCACGTAGCCGCTGCGGCACTGCTCGCACCGGTTCACGTCGGTGAGCGCGCACTGCGTGCAGCCCGGCACAGTGCACTGCACCCGCGCGCACTTTGAGGAGACAACCGCAAAGCCAATGCGGCACTTGTCGCATTGGGCTTCAGAGCTAACGCAGGTGGTGCAGTGCTCGTCGCTGCACACGCTGGCGGTGGTGGTCAGGTCTTGTTTGTCCTGGCACCCGGGCAGGAAGGTGTTGGGCTTGCACGTGCACTGGCACGCCGAGCTCGGGGCGCCGATCGTGTTGCCGGGGAGGCAAAAACGAGGAGCCGCAGTTGCCGCTGCCGTCGCGGCCGGCGCTGTCGAGGGCGGTGGCGTCGTTGAGTCCAGCGGCTGCGTAGCCAGTCGTCGCCGAGCCACTGAGCGTCCAGCTGCTCGCGTAGAGGCGGGAGGAGGCGGCTTTCGAGGTAGGAGACCGCCGGAGCAGGTCGTGCACAGTGAGGAGGCGGTGATGTTAAGCAACGACACGGTGCTGTCCTCACCCAGAGCGAGTTGCGTGTTGGTACCCTTCAACACGGTTGAGTCGCGCGCGACGACGTCCTGCAGCACGAACACGGACTGTGTCCCGACGGAGATGCTGCCGCCCTGCGCGTCGACCACGGTGGGTGGCACGCGGTAGAGAGTGCTGTCGGTGGTCCACTCTTTGGTGCACGAGTCAGCCAGGACGTCGCGAATGCGGAAGTAGCTGTTGTTCGACAGCGACAGGGGTCGCTCAAGCACAACGACGCCGTCCTTCAAGCCGCAGCAGTGCGCGTTCGACAGTGAGACAAGGGCGTGGTTGGTGACGGCGATGAGGTCCTGCGCCGAGGTGCTTCCCGACAACTGCATCGCGGAGCTGCCGCCGGTACTCTTCAGGGCGGTAATCTGCAGCGCAGTGTAGTAGTCGACCGCGGTGCCCGAGGAGCGGAGCGTGCTGCCGCCAACCACGATGATGGGCAGGTTCGCCGACTGCTTCTCCAGCAGGACAAAGATGTTGGCGAGCGAGATGGTGAGGTTGTGCGTGAGGGAGAGGGCGCTGAAGTCGAATGGGCTCAGCGCGGACGCGCTGTTGACGGCCTGCAGGGACTGAATGGTGAGGACGCCGTCCGCCGGAAGGCCATCGCGCACAATGAACGTGCTGTCCTCAAAGATAAAGTTGCTCAGCTCCATGGTGAAGGCGTACTCCCCGTGCTCGGCGTTGTCGGCCCAGCCGGCCAGAATCAGTTCGCCGCCAGTGACGTTCGATGCACTCAGCGCGACGTTGACCGGCACGCGCTGGTTGGGGATGCTCTTCGAGATGGTGTAGGTGAAGCTGCTGTACGTGGCACCAGTAAGCGAGTAGCTGTTCGTCAGCTCCATATCCGCGACCGCCAGCGTCGCCAGCACCGCGACAGCGGCGAGGAGGAGTGCCGAGACGGGACGCACCGTTTTATGCGCCATGGGGAAGTTCGCGCGCGGGGCGGAGAGAAGAGCAATGGGAAGGTGGGGAGAGAATAGATCAGCTCGTGAATGAGCGTGGGGGGACAAGCAAAGAGAAGAGCCAAAACGAAAAAGAGGAAGTGGGAGAGGCACAACTCAGAGGGAAAGCGGGAGGAAAAGAGTGGAGAGGGAGGACTGTGGGATTAGGGGTGTCTTTTGACTTAGGAAGCTTAACTACCAAACCCGTTCATTCGAACGTGAGGGGgcagaggaggaggaagaggaGGAGATGCAGCAGTGGATCGCAATCTGCCCGCCGTTGCTCGGTCCCGTCGACGCAACGGcgtgtatgtgtctgtgtgtgtgtggtgtgggtGTGGGTGTGTGTCTTCACGTGTGCGTGAAAAGGCGTAGGAGGGAAAGCGGGAAACAGGGAAAGGAGGGTGGGGGAAGTAGCGTGAGGTAAAACTGTTCCTCCTCCTTTCTTTCTCGCCTCCTCCCGGCGCCACATCTACACATCCAGTCTGCACCACACGCATCGCCAAGGTGAGCGAGAGTGCACGAAGTGCCTTCATGCTCACGTGGCGCGGCGTGCAGCCTGCGCCCACGATGAGAGAGGGGAGAGAGCGCACCAAAGGCGGGGAAAGGTGACGTTGGGGCCgaagacagaaaaaaaaaacagtagaagaaagaaaaagagaaaacaaagCGATTGGCTGGGCGGTTCCTCGCTGTTGTTGCTCGCTTGCGGGCCAGTCTTCTTCATCCTGTGTCGCCGCCTTTGCGTGCTCATGTCACTTTAGCTTCCCATCTCCTCCTTCCCTTCTTGCATTGCAGAAAGGGTGCTGCCATTGCACCCCCGTGTTGGCACGTGTGCcgtgcaaaagcaaaaaaaaagatagaGAAGAAAGGAGTGAGGGGATAAAGGAAAGGCGGAAAAGAGGAGGAGGAAAAAAAGACAGCACCACGCACCACCAATGGAGATGGAAAAGGGTCTGGTGGGCCGAGTGCGGCGAAGAACGAAGACGGCAAACACCGGCCGTAAATGCGAGAAAGAACGGCGTTTCCAGGTACGCACAAACAACTCGAAGGGAGACAAGACGGAGACAGCACACGTTGGTGGAGCAGCACAGATTCACGCAAgccttttgcaaaaaaaaaaaaaactaataaatagaaaaaaggcacacaaaaaatttaaaaaaaaaggtggtGCTCAACGGTTTGGGACAGTGACCCAGGAGGAAAGCGCACGACACAGACACGGGAAGCGCAGGGAAAGAAGAGAGAGAGGAAAGGAGAGCGGCCGTATGTGTAAAGCGCGCAGTTGTCCACGCAGTCAGCCCACACCAGACAAAGTGCAAAGCACCACCACTTCTCCGCGAGGGCTGTCACTACTGTACGTGTGGGCTGGCTGCGCGCTCCACGTGTGCTCTGCCGTGCGAGAGCGACGAGGAACAAAAAAAAGAGGTGTTTTTTCCGGGCGTCGAAGATAGGGCGGTGGAGGCaaagaaagagaagaagaagaaccacACGCAGCAGCAGCGCGAGGAGGGGATGGGATGTCAAACAGCGAGCGTGGGGAAACCAAATAAAGTCAATGGCCGAGGCTGGAAAGAAAGAAAAGAGGAAGGGAATACAAAGTGCTAAACACATTAGAAGAAAGGAAGTCAAAAGAACAAAAGAAAACGCAATGTAAAGTTCTGTTAGTAGGGCAGAAAGGGGCAgagggggaaaaaaaaagaaatgcagACGATGATGCACATGGGAGAATACAAGAACATCACATGCGTGTGCTGTTCACACGTTATGGGGGATACAGAGAGCGTGGTTACgctcaaacaattaaaaaagaagaaaacatgcGAAAATGGAAAGGCAGATGGTGCGGCCTCGTTtccgcaaacaaacaaaaaaaaagagtaagggaagaagaaaaagatgagtgttaaaaaaatgaaagaatgaaaaaaaagaagTCAATTAGAAAGCGGACAAAGAGGACGGGACACAGCACCAGCGGCGTGCAACGGAGGTAAGGCCAGCGCAAAGCAAACCGAACAAGCCTCCGCTGTTTCCACCGTTCGCGCTCCTTCCCGTCGCCTTGTCAGCGGCTCGTTACAGTTCTCTCATAGCAGCCAAACTATTGTTCCGGCAGCGGAAAAAAACGGagagaaacaaaagaaaaaacaatgggaaaaaaaaaaaaggaaaaccgcGCTTTCGGTCTTGGATTTGTCTATCGCTCGTGTTTCCTTCGGTTTCCCACACAACTCCTGCCTCCGTTCGCTGTACACCGCCACGCCACGTGAGCGGGAAGCGAGAACGAGAAGGTAGCGTCGAGGGTCCGTTTGCGTTGGGAGGGAAAGAGGAGAGGGCGGGGCAGAAGGAAACAACGGCGTACAATGGTCGCTACCACtccaagaaaaagaaagaaaagaagcgTCTCTTTGCTAAGAATAGAAGTAATTAGAAAAGGAAGCGGACGATGTCGTGGCGAGGCAAAGAAGCGGCAGAAGCTTGCAAGAGCGGGAACGGGGTAACCGCAGCGTCAACGGACGCGCGGCAGGACCTATACaccgctctctctctctctttcactCGATGCGGCTGGAAACAGAGACCGCAACAGGAGCGCCATCGCCCAAAACGCAGAGGGAAAAGGCGAGGCAGAGGGGGAGAGGGGAGAGGGCGGGGGAACGGCACGTCGGCAGCACCAGGTGGAAGTGCCGGGTGGCAAAGGGCGTCGGTCCGGTCGCGCAATTATAGGGCGTATGCTAAAACAGCCGCCACGAAAAGGGTGATCAGACCGGCGGCGGCGTTGGGGCGGCCGTGGCCCGACGACTGTATGCGCACGCAGTGCTTCTTCAGTTAAGAACGCGCCCGCTGACACACTGTTTGTGTGCCCAAAAGTTGCTGACACGGTGTACATCCGCCGTCCAAAGTCCTTGCAAAACGCTGTTTGGCAAGCAACGCACATTTTCGCAGTTGTCCACAGCACGTTGGCACCCGCCGGGACCGTACCCGCTTACACACTGGGGCACCGACGGCTGCTGGTGACGCTGCAATACTTGCAATTGACCAAGTTGGCTGACCGCTGTGAGGTAGTAACTGTCCTTGCAGGCCTCACATTTGGTGACGCTGCCGTCGCAGCAGTCGCAGTTCGGCTCCGCGCATGCCTCGCACGTGTACGTCGAGGTGAGGCGATAGCCAGACGCGCACTTCTCGCACTGCGTGTAATCGTCACTTTTGCATTTAGAACAGCCGGGCACCGCACAGACATCTCGTCCCCGTGCACTTGCCATTGACCAGCGAGTAGCCCTCGAAGTACTTCTTGCACACCGCGACGTTGCCGGAGCAGTCCGCACAGCCAGTGCTTGCACATTCCTGACACTTCCCATTCGTCAGCACGTAGCCGCCGCAACACTGCTCGCACCGGTTCACGTCGGTGAGCGCGCACTGCGTGCAGCCCGGTACAGTGCACTGCACCCGCGCGCACTTTGAGGGAGACGACCGCAAAGCCAATGCGGCACTTGTCGCATTGGGCTTCAAGCTAACGCAGGTGGTGCAGTGCTCGTCGCTGCACGCTGGCGGTGGTGGTCAGGTCTTGTTTGTCCTGGCACCCGGGCAGGAAGGTGTTGGGCTTGCACGTGCACTGGCACGCCGAGCTCGGGCGCCGATCGTGTTGCCGGGGAGGCAAAACGAGGAGCCGCACTTGCCGCTGCCGTCGCGGCCGGCGCTGTCGAGGGCGGTGGCGTCGTTGAGTCCAGCGGCTGCGTAGCCAGTCGTCGCCGAGCCGCTGAGCGTCCAGCTGCTCGCGTAGAGGCGGGAGGAGGCGGCTTTCGAGGTAGGGAGACCGCCGGAGCAGGTCGTGCACAGTGAGGAGGCGGTGATGTTAAGCAACGACACGGTGCTGTCCTCACCCAGAGCGAGTTGCGTGTTGAGGTACCCTTCAACACGGTTGAGCCGCGCGCGACGATGTCCTGCAGCACGAACACGGACTGTGTCCCGACGGAGATGCTGCCGCCCTGCGCGTCGACCACGGTGGGTGGCACGCGGTAGAGAGTGCTGTCGGTGGTCCACTCTTTGGTGCACGAGTCAGCCAGGACGTCGCGAATGCGGAAGTAGCTGTTGTTCGACAGCGACAGGGGTCGCTCAAGCACAACGACGCCGTCCTTCAAGCCGCAGCAGTGCGCGTTCGACAGTGAGACAAGGGCGTGGTTGGTGACGGTGATGAGGTCCTGCGCCGAGGTGCTTCCCGACAACTGCATCGCGGAGCTGCCGCCCGGAACTCTTCAGGGCGGTAATCTGCAGCGCAGTGTAGTAGTCGACCGCGGTGCCCGAGGGCGGAGCGTGCTGCCGCCAACCACGATGATGGGCAGGTTCGCCGACTGCTTCTCCAGCAGGACAAAGATGTTGGCGAGCGAGATGGTGAGGTTGTGCGTGAGGAGAGGGCGCTGAAGTCGAATGGGCTCAGCGCGGACGCGCTGTTGACGGCCTGCAGGGACTGAATGGTGAGGACGCCGTCCGCCGGAAGGACATCGCATCGCGCACAATAAACGTGCTGTCCTCAAAGATAAAGTTGCTCACCTCCACAGTGAAGGCGTACTCCCCGTGCTCGGCGTTGTCGGCCCAGCCGGCCAGAATCACCAGCAGTTCGCCGTCAGTGACGTTCGATGCACTCAGCGCGACGTTGACCGGCACGCGCTGGTTGGGGATGCTCTTCGAGATGGTGTAGGTGAAGCTGCTGTACGTGGCACCAGTAAGCGAGTAGCTGTTCGTCAGCTCCATATCCGCGACCGCCAGCGTCGCCAGAACCGCGACAGCGGCGAGAGAGAGTGCCGAGACGGGCCGCACGGCGTTTTATGCGCCATGGGGAAGTTCGCGCGCGGGGCGGGGAGAAGAGCAGTGGAAAGGTGGGCAGGGGAGAAGAATAGATCAGCTCGTGAATGAGCGTGGGGGGACAAGCAAAGAGAAGagccaaaacgaaaaaaaggacCTCCATGGGAAGGCACAACTCAGAGGGAAAGCGGGAAAAGAGTGGAGATGGGAGGGACTGTGGGATTAGAGTAGCTGTTCGTCTTTTGACTTAGGAAGCTTAACTACCAAGCCGTTCATTCAAACGTGAGGGACAAGAGAAGAGCCAAAACGAAAAAAGGAAGTGGGAGAGGCACAAGAAAGAGGAGGACTTAGGAGACCCGTTCATTCGCGTGAAGAGGAGGAGAGCAGTGGATCGCAATCTGCTCGCCGTTGCTCGGTCCCGTCAACGCAACGGcgtgtatgtgtctgtgtgtgtgtgtgtgtgtgtgtgtgtgtgtgtgtgtgtgtgtgtgtgtgtgtgttgtgtgttcATGCTTTCTCGGCCAGAGCGAGACGTCTCTGTATACGTGTCGCAAAGCCAAGTAAATTAAAAGGACGTTTGTGACAGGCGAGCAAGAGCAAAGAAGAAcggattcaaaaaaaaaaaaaagaagcagTCTTGCACAAGAATAGTACTCACGTACACAAACACACGGCGCGGCGTTCAACAGCAAGAAAATGTGAAAGAGAGAAAATAATGGAAATGAGTCTTCCCAgcaaaaaaatgtcaatatgGAGCCATTAAGCGGCCAGGTAGAAGGGGGAACAAAAAGAAACaacgagaaaaaaaaagaaacacagagagggaatgaaaaaaaaagccAACAAAGATGAAATGCACATCACAGGTAGATTTCCTGCACCTCCTCCACCTTGAGCGGCACACCGGACAAGAAAAGTGGCCCTCACGCGTGTGGTTCATCAAGTTCTGCGCGCATTCCATGCAACATGCGGAGTGCCGACAGGGCTGGAACACAATCGTCTTCTGACGCTTGAAGCAGAGAAGGCATAGTCTTCCATTGCTTTCGAGGCCAGACGCCGTCGGCACCCCGAGACCGGCGACGATGTACGACTGTCGCCAGACGCCTCCGAGAATAAAACATCGAGCTGCGTGTTGACACTGCGAAGAGCCGCCTGCCCGCTGTTTGACCGGCGATACCTTCGAGAAACTCCACAAGAGCCGCGGAGAGCTTCTTTGCAAGGTGGTTAGCATGTCGCATAGCTCTCCGTCCGCGCTCACCGGAattggtggcggtggtggtgcgGCGCCGGCCCCCCCTGCAGCGGCGTCTTGTGCTTTCGGTCCTTCTCGACCGCCCTCGCGAGCGCCGCTCGCTGTGCGAGAAGCCAGTGGTCCACGCAGGGCTGCAGTACGTCACGGCGCACAAGTCCCGTGGTGGGGTTCTCTAAAGAGAGCGGAAACAGTAGTAGTTGGCCTTGGTGTAGCTGCGCTCAAAGCCGCCGCCGCCGCGGGCGGGGTCTCGCTGCAGCTGCCGGGTGGCAGGGTCGCAGCAGTCCCGCAAGTAAAAGCGAGGAAAGCTCGAGAAGCCGCGCGGGGAGGAAAACGGACCCGTCGCATCGTCGCCCTCCTCGTTGGCTGCCGGGAAGTAAATCATCGTGCGCACGGCAAAGACGAGTTCCGTGTCGACTGGACGCGTCCGCGAAGCGGTGGTGTTCTCCTGCATTCACACGATTCGAGTCAGCGCGGTTTGGCTGTGTGGAAGGAAAGTCCCGTTCGCACCCCGTTGCGTGTTTGGAGAAACCGTTAGCACCAGGACATCGCTGTCGCTACTTTTCTCGCGGTAGATGGGAATCACGCCGGTGGCGGAGCGACCCTTGAGATCAAAGGTAAAAGTCCGTCGCCAAAGCGGGAAAGATCCTGCAGAACACGATAGGCCCACACTCGCTGATGGTCACGCTTGAGCAGAACATTTTGGGAGTACACCGGTGCGCTGGAACTGT harbors:
- the LOC126766701 gene encoding uncharacterized protein LOC126766701; translation: MAHKTVRPVSALLLAAVAVLATLAVADMELTNSYSLTGATYSSFTYTISKSIPNQRVPVNVALSASNVTGGELILAGWADNAEHGEYAFTMELSNFIFEDSTFIVRDGLPADGVLTIQSLQAVNSASALSPFDFSALSLTHNLTISLANIFVLLEKQSANLPIIVVGGSTLRSSGTAVDYYTALQITALKSTGGSSAMQLSGSTSAQDLIAVTNHALVSLSNAHCCGLKDGVVVLERPLSLSNNSYFRIRDVLADSCTKEWTTDSTLYRVPPTVVDAQGGSISVGTQSVFVLQDVVARDSTVLKGTNTQLALGEDSTVSLLNITASSLCTTCSGGLLPRKPPPPASTRAAGRSVARRRLATQPLDSTTPPPSTAPAATAAATAAPRFCLPGNTIGAPSSACQCTCKPNTFLPGCQDKQDLTTTASVCSDEHCTTCVSSEAQCDKCRIGFAVVSSKCARVQCTVPGCTQCALTDVNRCEQCRSGYVLTNGTCQECASTGCADCSDNVAVCNKYFEGYSLVNGRCTGTCMSVRCPAVLNAKVTITRSARSARRAIASPRRASARHARSRTATAATAVPPNVSPARTVTTSQRSPPAPPVPATWPIASTAAPAATFGAPSVSAGAFLT
- the LOC126766700 gene encoding uncharacterized protein LOC126766700 → MASARGRDVCAVPGCSKCKSDDYTQCEKCASGYRLTSTYTCEACAEPNCDCCDGSVTKCEACKDSYYLTAVSQLGQLQVLQRHQQPSVPQCVSGYGPGGCQRAVDNCENVRCLPNSVLQGLWTADVHRVSNFWAHKQCVSGRVLN